In one Campylobacter insulaenigrae NCTC 12927 genomic region, the following are encoded:
- a CDS encoding DUF2920 family protein, producing MLINKTYFIDSCDDVELNIKRESKLEYRITYDDEKEMKAVVFVIGGYGANANMTFVDFNRQFVAKKYNVAAVSVLYHCFCQRKSDVERYSALLAFIEEDLPNLKLVLENFNLQTSKLDTSTAFIHYEFLNKTISNLKENNLLSQDYRAHFSATFIPPNNEYQNYGIMAAIDHINALKDILNKYPQFKTLPKIYGGGSYGGYLALMCAKIAPWYVDGVIENSAAILPPFEYFLGKEFQKEDSVVYGSNIMMHCQVKTHWTRKNPNSPYYFADENYLIRALLNQTHLILQTQKSKDIVYISYHGSKDTLTPTNYKIQIVQILKALGYEINFHLIEEKDIDGKYIKDLEHGCGIPDKALFNKELPNMLEKLKGKEFNIREDSISYPCKDKVFTFKDKDDKFCLSII from the coding sequence ATGCTTATAAATAAAACTTATTTCATAGATTCTTGTGATGATGTAGAACTTAATATAAAAAGAGAAAGTAAACTTGAATATAGAATAACTTATGATGATGAAAAAGAGATGAAAGCTGTGGTATTTGTAATAGGTGGATATGGTGCAAATGCTAATATGACTTTTGTTGATTTTAATCGACAATTTGTAGCTAAAAAATACAATGTTGCTGCAGTAAGTGTTTTGTATCATTGTTTTTGTCAAAGAAAAAGTGATGTGGAAAGATATAGTGCATTACTAGCGTTTATTGAAGAGGATTTGCCAAATTTAAAATTAGTTTTAGAAAATTTTAATCTTCAAACTAGTAAATTAGATACATCTACGGCCTTTATCCATTATGAATTTTTGAACAAGACTATTAGCAATCTAAAAGAAAATAATCTTTTGTCTCAAGATTATCGAGCACATTTTAGTGCAACCTTTATTCCACCAAATAACGAATATCAAAACTATGGCATAATGGCAGCAATTGATCATATCAATGCTTTAAAAGATATTTTAAATAAATATCCTCAATTTAAAACTCTACCTAAAATTTACGGAGGTGGATCTTATGGAGGTTATTTAGCTTTAATGTGTGCAAAGATAGCTCCTTGGTATGTTGATGGAGTTATAGAAAATTCAGCTGCAATCTTGCCACCATTTGAGTATTTTTTAGGAAAGGAATTTCAAAAAGAAGATAGCGTAGTTTATGGTTCTAATATAATGATGCATTGTCAAGTTAAAACTCATTGGACTAGAAAAAACCCAAACTCTCCTTATTATTTTGCAGATGAAAATTATCTAATAAGAGCTTTATTAAATCAAACTCATTTAATATTACAAACTCAAAAAAGTAAAGATATAGTTTATATAAGTTATCATGGCTCAAAAGATACACTCACCCCAACTAACTACAAGATTCAAATAGTACAAATACTTAAAGCATTGGGCTATGAAATAAATTTTCATTTAATAGAAGAAAAAGATATAGATGGTAAATACATTAAAGATTTAGAACATGGATGTGGAATTCCTGATAAAGCATTATTCAATAAAGAATTACCAAACATGTTAGAAAAATTAAAAGGTAAAGAATTTAATATAAGAGAAGATAGTATTTCTTATCCTTGCAAGGATAAAGTTTTTACTTTTAAGGATAAAGATGATAAATTTTGTCTTTCAATTATATAA
- the pstB gene encoding phosphate ABC transporter ATP-binding protein PstB gives MIAKTVDLNLFYGKKQALFDINMQIQKNKITALIGASGCGKSTFLRCFNRMNDKIATIDGLVEVNKKDVKNQDVVVLRKNVGMVFQQPNVFVKSIYENIAYAPRLHGMIQDKAQEEQLVLSCLEKVGLLEEVKDKLRQSALALSGGQQQRLCIARALAIKPKLLLLDEPTSALDPISSSVIEELIKELSHDLSMIMVTHNMQQGKRVADYTAFFHLGKLVEFNESNEFFNNPKEEKTKAYLSGAFG, from the coding sequence ATTATTGCAAAAACTGTTGATTTAAATTTATTCTATGGAAAAAAACAAGCTTTATTTGATATCAATATGCAAATACAAAAAAATAAAATAACAGCTTTAATAGGTGCTTCAGGTTGTGGAAAATCAACATTTCTACGCTGTTTTAATCGTATGAATGACAAAATCGCTACAATCGATGGGCTTGTAGAAGTAAATAAAAAAGATGTAAAAAATCAAGATGTTGTTGTTCTTAGAAAAAATGTTGGTATGGTTTTTCAGCAACCTAATGTTTTTGTAAAAAGTATATATGAAAATATAGCTTATGCTCCAAGACTTCATGGAATGATACAAGATAAAGCTCAAGAAGAACAATTGGTTTTAAGTTGTTTAGAAAAAGTTGGTTTATTAGAAGAAGTTAAAGATAAGCTTCGTCAAAGTGCTTTAGCGCTTTCTGGTGGTCAACAACAAAGACTTTGTATAGCAAGAGCTTTGGCAATTAAACCTAAGCTTTTACTTTTAGATGAGCCAACTTCAGCTCTTGATCCTATATCATCTAGTGTGATCGAAGAGCTAATTAAAGAACTTAGTCATGATTTATCTATGATTATGGTGACTCATAATATGCAACAAGGTAAAAGAGTGGCTGATTATACTGCATTTTTTCATTTAGGTAAATTGGTTGAATTTAATGAAAGTAATGAATTTTTTAACAATCCAAAAGAAGAAAAAACAAAAGCTTATTTAAGTGGTGCTTTTGGATAA
- the pstA gene encoding phosphate ABC transporter permease PstA, which translates to MKKLFRQRKKASKSFKRFCKMGLYINLVFLGIFLSSIFYLGLGAFKQTYIYTYAERNSPVYELLSRVEQRKIRSSQVSGEAWFLANAEVDQYMKKNYNKLDDAQIQLINELMQKEQIQLKFNANFFLNGDSKSPENSGILSSVVGTLLVMVVCMVVSIPIGVGAAIYLEEFAPQNLFTHFIEVCINNLASIPSILFGLLGLGVFINLFGMPRSSAIAGGLTLAIMSLPIIIVSTKAALKSVDVNMKNAAYALGMSKFQMIKGIMLPLAMPMILTGSILTLAQAIGETAPLMIIGMIAFIPDVASSIFSPTSVLPAQIFTWSAMPERAFLERTAAGILILLGLLVILNLSAVLLRKYFQGKNS; encoded by the coding sequence ATGAAAAAATTGTTTAGACAGAGAAAAAAAGCCTCAAAATCTTTTAAAAGATTTTGCAAAATGGGTCTTTATATAAATCTTGTTTTTCTTGGTATTTTTTTATCAAGTATTTTTTATTTAGGGCTTGGAGCTTTTAAGCAAACTTATATTTATACATATGCAGAGAGAAATTCTCCAGTTTATGAATTATTATCTCGAGTAGAACAAAGAAAAATTCGATCTTCTCAAGTAAGCGGAGAGGCTTGGTTTTTAGCAAATGCTGAAGTAGATCAATATATGAAAAAAAATTATAATAAACTTGATGATGCGCAAATACAACTTATAAATGAGTTGATGCAAAAAGAACAAATACAATTAAAATTTAATGCAAATTTTTTTCTAAATGGAGATTCAAAATCACCTGAAAATTCAGGTATTTTATCTTCTGTTGTGGGAACTTTACTTGTGATGGTTGTTTGTATGGTTGTAAGTATTCCAATTGGGGTTGGTGCGGCAATTTATTTAGAAGAATTTGCTCCACAGAATTTATTTACTCATTTTATAGAAGTTTGTATAAATAATCTTGCGAGTATTCCTAGTATCTTATTTGGACTTTTGGGACTTGGTGTGTTTATAAATTTATTTGGTATGCCTAGATCCTCAGCTATCGCAGGAGGTCTTACACTAGCTATAATGAGTTTGCCAATTATTATAGTTTCTACAAAAGCTGCATTAAAAAGTGTAGATGTTAATATGAAAAATGCAGCTTATGCTTTAGGTATGAGTAAATTTCAAATGATTAAAGGTATAATGCTTCCTTTGGCAATGCCTATGATACTCACAGGTTCTATTTTAACTTTAGCACAAGCTATAGGAGAAACAGCACCTTTAATGATAATAGGTATGATAGCTTTTATTCCTGATGTAGCTAGTAGTATCTTTTCACCAACTAGTGTTTTACCAGCTCAAATTTTCACATGGTCTGCTATGCCAGAACGAGCATTTTTAGAAAGAACTGCTGCTGGAATTTTAATTTTATTAGGACTTTTAGTTATATTAAATTTAAGTGCTGTATTACTTAGAAAATATTTTCAAGGAAAAAATTCATGA
- the pstC gene encoding phosphate ABC transporter permease subunit PstC, translating to MAKEKIVKFILFLCAFVSVVVSFAIMLTILVEALKFFQKESVFTFLFSSQWAADTAFVGADGVRKEGIFGALSLFWGTFYISLIAMITALPLGIMCAVYLGVFAGKKSKNYLKPILEIIAGIPTVVFGFFAAIVVAPFIVWFFSLFGINASFQSALGAGFIMGIMIVPIIASLSQDCIEAVSQKRINGAYALGMTKKEVVFAVILPEALPGMVAACLLGLSRALGETMIVVMAASLRPNLSMNFLEDMTTVTVKIVEALSGDQAFDSSLALSAFSLGFVLFIITLIINIFSVYLINRFHKRKNL from the coding sequence TTGGCAAAAGAAAAAATAGTTAAATTTATACTCTTTCTTTGTGCTTTTGTTAGCGTAGTGGTAAGCTTTGCCATTATGCTAACTATTTTAGTTGAAGCTTTGAAATTTTTTCAAAAAGAAAGCGTTTTTACTTTTTTATTTTCTAGTCAGTGGGCTGCTGATACAGCTTTTGTTGGAGCTGATGGAGTAAGAAAAGAAGGAATTTTTGGTGCTTTGTCTTTATTTTGGGGAACTTTTTATATATCTTTAATTGCTATGATAACTGCTTTGCCTCTTGGAATTATGTGCGCAGTTTATTTAGGCGTTTTTGCAGGTAAAAAATCTAAAAATTATTTAAAACCAATTCTAGAAATTATAGCTGGAATTCCAACCGTGGTTTTTGGATTTTTTGCAGCGATAGTTGTGGCTCCTTTTATAGTGTGGTTTTTCTCTCTTTTTGGTATTAATGCTAGTTTTCAAAGTGCTCTTGGGGCAGGATTTATTATGGGGATAATGATAGTTCCTATTATAGCTTCTTTATCTCAAGATTGTATTGAAGCTGTTAGTCAAAAAAGAATAAATGGCGCTTATGCTTTAGGTATGACAAAAAAAGAAGTAGTTTTTGCAGTAATTTTACCAGAGGCTTTGCCTGGTATGGTAGCTGCTTGTCTTTTAGGGCTTTCAAGAGCACTTGGTGAAACTATGATAGTGGTTATGGCTGCTAGCTTAAGACCGAATTTGAGTATGAATTTTTTAGAAGATATGACAACAGTTACTGTTAAAATAGTAGAAGCTTTAAGCGGAGATCAAGCTTTTGATAGTTCTTTAGCATTAAGTGCATTTTCTTTAGGATTTGTATTGTTTATTATTACTTTAATTATTAATATTTTTAGCGTTTATTTAATCAATCGCTTTCATAAAAGGAAAAATTTATGA
- a CDS encoding substrate-binding domain-containing protein has protein sequence MKKVLALSLMAFMSLSAADLKIAGSSTVYPFTSFVAEEYALIKNVKTPIVESLGTGGGFKVFCEGITSISNASRAIKPSEFEVCQNSGVKDILGVMIGYDGIVLAQNKINAPLNITTEELFLALAKEIPQNGKLVPNPYKNWNEINPKLPNRKITIYGPPSSSGTRDTIEELIMIHSAKKFSEYEDKYKAIRQDGMYIPSGENDNLIVSKLNVDKEAFGLFGYGFLVSNEDKINAVSIDNIQANNENISNGSYKLSRSLFIYVNAKNQDALEFAKIYISDDLAKSGAELEKIGLVPLNDDMLKQMQKHVDEKELLNSELVKAGKVF, from the coding sequence ATGAAAAAAGTTTTAGCTTTAAGTTTGATGGCTTTTATGAGTTTAAGTGCAGCAGACCTTAAAATAGCTGGTTCATCTACAGTGTATCCTTTCACTTCTTTTGTTGCAGAAGAATATGCTTTGATAAAAAATGTAAAAACTCCTATAGTGGAAAGTTTAGGAACTGGAGGTGGTTTTAAAGTTTTTTGCGAAGGTATAACTAGCATATCTAATGCTTCAAGAGCTATAAAACCTAGTGAATTTGAAGTTTGTCAAAATTCAGGAGTTAAAGATATTCTTGGAGTAATGATAGGTTATGATGGTATTGTTTTAGCTCAAAATAAAATCAATGCTCCTTTAAATATTACAACTGAGGAATTGTTTTTAGCATTAGCCAAAGAAATACCACAAAATGGAAAATTAGTTCCAAATCCTTATAAAAACTGGAACGAAATCAATCCAAAATTACCTAATAGAAAAATTACTATTTACGGACCTCCTTCTAGTTCTGGTACAAGAGATACTATAGAAGAATTAATTATGATACATAGTGCTAAAAAGTTTTCAGAATATGAAGATAAATATAAAGCAATACGTCAAGATGGAATGTATATACCAAGTGGAGAAAATGATAATTTAATTGTTTCAAAATTAAATGTAGACAAAGAAGCTTTTGGGCTTTTTGGTTATGGATTTTTAGTTAGTAATGAAGATAAGATTAATGCTGTGAGTATAGATAATATTCAAGCAAATAATGAAAATATTTCCAATGGATCTTATAAATTATCAAGATCTTTGTTTATTTATGTTAACGCTAAAAATCAAGATGCACTTGAATTTGCAAAAATTTATATTAGCGATGATTTGGCTAAATCAGGAGCAGAATTAGAAAAAATAGGTCTCGTTCCTTTAAATGATGATATGTTAAAACAAATGCAAAAACATGTTGATGAAAAAGAATTATTAAATTCTGAGCTTGTAAAAGCTGGAAAAGTTTTTTAG
- a CDS encoding response regulator transcription factor yields MLNLVLIEDDKDLNELLCFRLKQENINVFSFFDFLNLENFLDKNDIDLIIMDRNLPSGDSIEMIKKMRKKGYDENVIFLSAKTLQKDILDGFEQGCDDYICKPFDFNELLFRIKAVTKRNKLQKEEIICGDFILYFEERILSYKNENINLSTLDVELLKCFFIHKNQLLNRQFLSEQVWKNDNTSDKTINTAIVRLKQKIPQIKEKIIAVRSVGYKFC; encoded by the coding sequence ATGTTAAATTTAGTTCTGATAGAAGATGATAAAGATTTAAATGAGCTTTTATGTTTTAGATTAAAGCAAGAAAATATTAACGTCTTTAGTTTTTTTGATTTTTTAAATTTGGAAAACTTTTTAGATAAGAATGATATTGATTTAATCATTATGGATAGAAATCTTCCAAGTGGAGATAGTATTGAAATGATTAAAAAAATGAGAAAAAAAGGTTATGATGAAAATGTTATTTTTCTCAGTGCTAAAACTTTACAAAAAGATATTTTAGATGGTTTTGAGCAAGGATGTGATGATTATATTTGTAAACCTTTTGATTTTAACGAATTACTATTTAGAATTAAAGCTGTTACTAAAAGAAATAAACTTCAAAAAGAAGAAATAATTTGTGGTGATTTTATTTTATATTTTGAAGAGAGAATACTTTCTTATAAAAATGAAAATATAAATTTAAGCACATTAGATGTTGAGCTTTTAAAATGCTTTTTTATTCATAAAAATCAACTTTTAAATAGACAATTTTTAAGCGAACAAGTATGGAAAAACGACAATACTAGCGATAAGACTATCAATACTGCCATAGTAAGATTAAAACAAAAAATACCTCAAATAAAAGAAAAAATTATAGCAGTAAGATCTGTAGGATATAAATTTTGCTAA
- a CDS encoding sensor histidine kinase — protein MILFFIINEEYIDNITKSTYEQKLKTLHDTLNFGLLKEINQDNILDFALQTRADFIIKKENKIISSLKDYSFFIDKFNTQLSNTHFNKKIIYYQSYTYEDFRYIIIVYPKDVKTEFWIQNAFIFVIFLLVLSFTFIFIYKTFKEYFQELLNFIKNINLESTFIFKKIFFKDLNLINTFLLKIKNHIHKQNSQNKKQAKKIKTKNEQLSNLISVISHELKNPLSVINLSLESLKNNQNSPTQTYLIDKIQKQSFKINQLTHKLNFAFNLNSINKEKFDLFKLSQEIVNSFNETRIHIDGEKSEVFADIFLIEHVIINLINNALKYSSKDIYIQIKNCEFIIKDEGIGIEEKHLKLITKKFYKINPSQSNSFGLGLFLVKKILSLHNSALKIQSTPYKGSIFSFSIN, from the coding sequence ATGATTTTATTTTTTATTATAAACGAAGAGTACATTGATAATATCACAAAAAGCACCTACGAACAAAAATTAAAAACCTTGCATGATACACTAAATTTTGGCCTACTTAAAGAAATTAATCAAGATAATATTTTAGACTTCGCATTACAAACAAGAGCAGATTTTATCATTAAAAAAGAAAATAAGATTATTTCATCATTAAAAGATTATTCTTTTTTCATAGATAAATTTAATACGCAATTAAGCAACACACATTTTAATAAAAAAATAATTTATTATCAATCTTACACTTATGAAGATTTTCGATATATTATCATAGTCTACCCCAAAGATGTAAAAACAGAATTTTGGATACAAAATGCTTTTATATTTGTTATATTTTTACTTGTTTTAAGTTTTACTTTTATATTTATTTATAAAACTTTTAAAGAATATTTTCAAGAATTACTCAATTTCATTAAAAATATAAATTTAGAATCAACTTTTATTTTTAAAAAAATTTTTTTTAAAGATTTAAATTTAATCAATACTTTTTTACTCAAAATTAAAAACCATATCCATAAGCAAAATTCTCAAAATAAAAAACAAGCTAAAAAGATTAAGACAAAAAACGAACAACTTTCTAATTTAATCAGCGTAATTTCTCATGAGTTAAAAAATCCTTTAAGTGTGATTAATTTAAGTTTAGAATCACTTAAAAATAATCAAAATAGCCCTACTCAAACTTATTTAATTGATAAAATTCAAAAACAAAGTTTTAAAATCAATCAATTAACTCATAAACTAAATTTTGCCTTTAATTTAAATTCTATAAATAAAGAAAAATTTGATCTTTTTAAATTAAGTCAGGAAATTGTTAATTCATTTAATGAAACACGAATTCATATAGATGGCGAAAAAAGTGAAGTTTTTGCAGATATTTTTTTAATCGAACATGTAATCATTAATTTGATTAACAATGCTTTAAAATATAGTTCTAAAGACATATATATACAAATTAAAAATTGCGAATTTATTATAAAAGATGAAGGTATAGGCATAGAAGAAAAGCATTTAAAATTAATCACCAAAAAATTCTATAAAATCAATCCAAGTCAAAGTAATTCCTTTGGTTTAGGATTATTTTTAGTTAAAAAAATACTTTCTTTGCATAATAGTGCTTTAAAAATTCAATCTACTCCATACAAAGGAAGTATTTTTTCTTTTAGTATTAATTAA
- a CDS encoding KAP family P-loop NTPase fold protein, protein MQTNTFKVDKAITSKNEDLFNRKENAATLAKIIKSYQDEDSISIGIIGDWGSGKTSFINMVLEDFKDDEKFIIINFNPWNISTRKQLISDFFTMLSKEICKVPFPEFKCRNLKKIYSHFKFKFFSEVSQNLEDLALLFKMSSYVIADPVTSLAISKTSNAISDFNKLLNAEKKGLDEIKNKINTALSNIDTKIIIVIDDLDRLADTDIREIFQLVRSIADFKNTMYILAYDNEIVAKALDKIQKDKGERYIEKIVQVPIVLPKLNKANLIAIFMQKIEQFGFVYEKIDKNEFIENLNTNNFAGAFENIRDINRYLNVLKFEMSAIKQELYLYDFAVITLFKVFEPKFYEFIYNHFEIFAGTALASYEIDEEEQKSIYTKMIDEQIENLNKLNKEVIKKLLISIFPKIYDLYNRYFSDLKDRRKYKHKYRIASLEYFQDYFVLNFAENVIRKETIDKIIKANSHQEYDDIFNEYDLKELEIFKQLAFKMSVYANDFKSSEFIYYLWGIFDEIYGEKDFYCFNKCRAYLEIFSNLKEKESVVSDKLLDDTYSLDVRMLFIYSCNYSMREKGCFYEKELKILLDKLLQEDSEKVKEKIKAHIYALITNNFHYLENTFKIFAQNSKIFFLVLEIFIEKDENNQKHINQNLLNHIKPYKLKTMVEETFKNPTDEQKELIEFYKNDLQKKSSWY, encoded by the coding sequence ATGCAAACAAATACTTTTAAAGTTGATAAAGCTATAACAAGCAAAAATGAAGATTTATTTAACAGAAAAGAAAATGCTGCTACACTAGCGAAAATTATAAAAAGTTATCAAGATGAGGATAGTATTTCTATAGGTATTATAGGGGATTGGGGTAGCGGGAAAACTTCATTTATAAATATGGTTTTAGAAGATTTTAAAGATGATGAAAAATTCATTATAATAAATTTCAATCCTTGGAATATTTCCACTAGAAAACAACTCATTAGTGATTTTTTTACAATGCTTTCTAAAGAAATTTGTAAAGTCCCATTTCCTGAATTTAAATGTAGAAATTTAAAAAAAATATATTCTCATTTTAAATTTAAATTTTTTTCTGAAGTATCCCAAAATTTAGAAGACTTAGCATTATTGTTTAAAATGTCATCTTATGTGATCGCAGATCCGGTTACTTCATTGGCAATATCTAAAACTTCAAATGCTATCAGTGATTTTAATAAATTATTAAATGCAGAGAAAAAAGGTTTAGATGAAATTAAAAATAAAATCAACACTGCTTTATCAAATATAGATACAAAAATCATTATAGTCATAGATGATCTTGATAGATTAGCCGATACAGATATACGAGAAATTTTTCAACTTGTTAGATCTATAGCAGATTTTAAAAATACTATGTATATTCTTGCTTATGATAATGAAATAGTCGCTAAAGCTTTAGACAAAATCCAAAAAGATAAAGGTGAAAGATATATAGAAAAAATAGTGCAAGTTCCTATAGTGCTACCTAAATTAAATAAAGCTAATTTAATAGCGATTTTTATGCAAAAAATTGAACAATTTGGCTTTGTTTATGAAAAAATCGATAAAAATGAATTTATAGAGAACTTAAATACAAATAATTTTGCAGGTGCTTTTGAAAATATAAGAGATATTAATAGATACTTGAATGTTTTAAAATTTGAAATGAGCGCTATAAAACAAGAGTTATATTTATATGATTTTGCTGTGATTACTTTGTTTAAAGTTTTTGAACCAAAATTTTATGAGTTTATTTATAATCATTTTGAGATTTTTGCTGGAACTGCTTTAGCTAGTTATGAGATTGATGAAGAAGAGCAAAAATCCATATATACTAAAATGATTGACGAGCAAATAGAAAATTTAAATAAACTAAATAAAGAAGTGATCAAAAAATTGTTGATTTCTATTTTTCCTAAAATATATGATTTATATAATAGATATTTTTCTGATTTAAAAGATAGAAGAAAATATAAGCATAAATACAGGATAGCTTCTTTAGAATATTTTCAAGATTATTTTGTGTTAAATTTTGCAGAAAATGTTATCAGAAAAGAAACTATAGATAAAATTATAAAGGCAAATTCACACCAAGAGTATGATGATATTTTTAATGAGTATGATTTAAAAGAACTTGAAATATTTAAACAATTAGCTTTTAAAATGAGTGTTTACGCTAATGATTTTAAAAGCAGTGAATTTATTTATTATCTTTGGGGTATTTTTGATGAAATTTATGGAGAAAAAGATTTTTATTGCTTTAACAAATGCAGAGCTTATTTGGAAATATTTTCCAATCTAAAAGAAAAGGAAAGTGTAGTTAGCGATAAATTGCTTGATGATACCTACTCACTAGATGTAAGAATGTTATTTATATATAGTTGCAATTATTCTATGAGAGAAAAAGGGTGTTTTTATGAGAAAGAATTAAAAATACTATTAGACAAATTACTTCAAGAAGATAGTGAAAAAGTAAAAGAGAAAATAAAAGCACATATTTATGCTCTTATAACAAATAATTTTCATTACCTAGAAAACACTTTTAAAATTTTTGCACAAAATTCAAAAATATTTTTCTTGGTTTTAGAAATTTTTATAGAAAAAGATGAAAATAATCAAAAACACATTAATCAAAATTTATTAAATCATATTAAACCTTATAAATTAAAAACTATGGTTGAAGAAACTTTTAAAAATCCTACTGATGAACAAAAAGAACTTATAGAATTTTATAAAAATGACTTACAAAAAAAATCTTCGTGGTATTAA
- the ftnA gene encoding non-heme ferritin translates to MLSKEVVALLNEQINKEMYAANLYLSMSSWCYEHSFDGAGAFLFEHAKEESDHARKLITYLNETDSKVELKEVKNPSSDYNSLLDVFEKTFQHEQSITASINNLVDFMLSSKDYSTFNFLQWYVSEQHEEEALFRGIVDKIKLISDNGNGLYMADQYIKSLMKN, encoded by the coding sequence ATGCTTTCAAAAGAAGTAGTAGCTTTATTAAACGAGCAAATCAACAAAGAAATGTATGCAGCAAATTTATACTTAAGTATGAGTTCTTGGTGCTATGAACATAGTTTTGATGGTGCTGGAGCGTTTTTATTTGAACACGCTAAAGAAGAAAGTGATCACGCTAGAAAGTTAATCACATACTTAAATGAGACAGATTCTAAAGTAGAATTAAAAGAAGTTAAAAATCCTAGTAGTGATTATAATTCTTTATTAGATGTTTTTGAAAAAACTTTCCAACATGAACAAAGCATTACTGCTTCTATAAATAATCTTGTTGATTTCATGCTTTCTAGTAAAGATTATTCAACATTTAATTTCTTACAATGGTATGTTAGTGAACAACACGAGGAAGAAGCTCTTTTTAGAGGCATTGTGGATAAAATAAAATTAATAAGCGACAATGGTAATGGTCTATATATGGCAGATCAATACATTAAAAGCTTAATGAAAAATTAA
- a CDS encoding S24 family peptidase, with protein MQMNEIVEKIKILLQQNGLPNAKDIDVAKALNINPDTFYSMKFRNSIPYKQILQFLHTQNININTFFYENVLSENTINEYKVLKYYDVNASMGGGALNDNISFSEVIIDNKLSDFFGSNQCDIIPCIGDSMEPEIKDDSLCLIDKNKNFKDGGIFAVNTRDGLFIKQIFKSAKGVYLHSFNLSYADVHYQNGDFLIVGKVVGTISKM; from the coding sequence ATGCAAATGAATGAAATTGTAGAAAAAATAAAAATACTTCTTCAGCAAAATGGACTACCTAATGCTAAAGACATAGATGTTGCTAAAGCATTAAATATAAATCCTGATACTTTTTATAGTATGAAATTTAGAAATTCTATTCCGTATAAACAAATACTCCAATTTTTACATACACAAAATATTAATATCAATACATTCTTTTATGAAAATGTTTTGAGTGAAAATACCATTAATGAATATAAAGTTTTAAAGTATTATGATGTTAATGCTTCTATGGGTGGTGGAGCTTTAAATGATAATATTAGTTTTTCTGAGGTGATTATAGATAACAAACTTAGTGATTTTTTTGGCTCTAATCAGTGCGATATTATTCCGTGTATAGGCGATAGCATGGAACCTGAAATAAAAGATGATTCTCTATGTTTAATAGATAAAAATAAAAATTTCAAAGATGGTGGAATTTTTGCAGTAAATACTAGAGATGGCTTATTTATCAAACAAATTTTCAAAAGTGCAAAGGGAGTATATTTGCACTCTTTTAATCTCAGCTATGCTGATGTACATTATCAAAATGGTGATTTTTTAATCGTAGGCAAAGTTGTAGGTACCATAAGTAAAATGTAA
- a CDS encoding SoxW family protein: MIKILLLAAINLCFIACFDNKGNDIKQSNVDVQSYKDVAYLFKDNTQIQNDDKNILIIFGANDCIYCEKLKKEILQDQNLQDQIKNDFSSYYINISYKKIHTIKRNHTSDLSTTELSNLYNINATPTIVILNKKAKTMFNYPGFISAKQLNIIMNFLNKDEVQNLNELEIVEKITTLLKE, translated from the coding sequence ATGATAAAAATACTTTTATTGGCTGCTATTAATTTATGTTTCATAGCATGTTTTGATAATAAAGGGAACGATATAAAGCAATCAAATGTCGATGTACAATCTTATAAAGATGTTGCCTACTTATTTAAAGATAATACTCAAATACAAAATGATGATAAAAATATTTTAATTATTTTTGGTGCTAATGATTGTATATACTGTGAAAAATTAAAAAAAGAAATTTTACAAGATCAAAATTTACAAGATCAAATTAAAAATGATTTTAGTTCTTACTACATCAATATTAGCTATAAAAAAATTCATACTATTAAAAGAAATCATACTAGTGATCTAAGTACTACAGAACTTTCTAATTTATATAATATTAATGCAACCCCAACAATTGTAATTTTAAATAAAAAAGCCAAGACTATGTTTAATTATCCTGGCTTTATTAGTGCAAAACAACTAAATATTATAATGAACTTTCTAAATAAAGACGAAGTGCAAAATTTGAATGAATTGGAGATTGTAGAAAAAATCACCACTCTTTTAAAAGAATAA